From Gossypium raimondii isolate GPD5lz chromosome 11, ASM2569854v1, whole genome shotgun sequence:
TTCTTGTTTGAACAATATTTTGGACAGGGACCTCCAGTGGTAGTGGGAGGTGCAGCGAGCAGTAAAGGCAAGGAGGTTTTGGGGTCACCATTTGGGTTTCCAATTCAAGAACACTTAGTGGTATCCTTGACGGTAGATCTCGGCCATTCAACCATGTCTTTATGAGGAGTTATGGTGAAGGCTGAGCATTCCTCTTTTAGAGTGGAATGTCTGTCATTTGATGGTGAGAATTTTCGAGGACGGTGGTATAAGCTCGAGCAATACTTTGAGACAGAAAGGATTGGTGACCATGCAAAGGTTCGGATAGTCATGTTGTATCTCGAAGGTAAGGCACTTGACTGGCACCATTTTTTTGCTCGAAGGCATGGAGGGTTACATCAACTATCTTGGGAGATCTATGCGAGGGGACTTAAGGAGCGTTTCGGGTCGGACTCCTTTCTTGACCTTATGGCAGAACTAGTGACTCTCAAACAGCTTGGCTCCGTTGACCATTATCATAATGGCTTCCTAAGTTTGCTGAATCAACTCAATTTATTTGAAACTTATGCATTGAGCATATTTCTTAGCAATCTCAAGCACAAAATAAGCCAATATCTTAGGCTGTTTAAACCTCAGACATTAGTGGAAGGGTACAATTTGGTGAGGCAAGTGGAGAATATTATGTCTGGACCGATCAAAAAAGAAGGCATTACTAACAGTGGAGTTAATTTGGAGAGGCCCTTATTCCCTATATCTAAAAGCCACCGAGGGAGTGGTAGTCTTGGTTCAGCGAGTGAATCAGTGAATGGGAAATCGAGCCCTAGAATTCTTTCCAAGTCATTGTCTCAGACGGAGCTAGAAGATAGGAGGAAAAAGGGTCTTTGCTTTTGGTGCGGTCTGAAGTATTCGCCAGGCCATAAATGCTCGAAATCTCAAATGTACCAGCTGGTTGTTGAACCATCATGGGACAATAGTACTGACACAATGAATCCTTTTCATAATGACTTCTAAGACTGTTCTAAACAATTGGATTCAATAGAATTAGTGCTAGGAAGTTCAACTCTTGTGTTGTCATTACATGCTTTGCAAGGATTACAGGGTCATAACACCATGCGGTTCCAGCAGTTATTGACCAATCTGAAGTGGTGGCTCTAGTGGGTTCTGGTAGCATGCACAGTTTTATCGATCTTAAGGTAGCTAGGCGATTGAAATTGACTATAGAACGAGGGCCTAGCTTGAAGGTGCTGGTGGCTAATAGAGTCAGATTGTACACTCAAGGGTTATGTAAAGCTGTAATATGGGAGGCACAGGGGTATAAATGTGCTACAGATTTTTTAGTGCTATCAGTCAAAGGGTTTGATTTGGTACTTGGTATTCAATGGCTGCTGTCTTTAGGGCCAATTATATGGGATTTTTCCAATCTAACTATGCAATTTAAATGTGGGAACCAGAATTGCATTTTGAGGGGTACAGTACCTGGATCGATGCATATTGTTCCTAGTAGACAATTCTCCAAGTTCATGACTCTGATGGGCAATGGACCATGTCCGATGTTGCTGGCTTCATGTGATCAAAGTATCCTCACAATGCAATCAACTCAGTCATCACCTGAATTGCAAAGACTTTTGGATAACTTTGATGACATATTCCAGGTGCCTACACAATTACCCCCTCCTCGATTACTTGACCATAAAATACCCTTGGTGGATGAGTCTAAGGTGGTCAAAGTGAGACCCTATAGGTACACAGCAGTTCAGAAGACTGAAATTGAGAAGCTAGTCCAATAAATGTTGTAGGTTGGAATTATTTAGGACAGTAACAGTCCTTTTGCCTCTCCAATGGTCAtggttaagaaaaaggatgggagCTGGAGACTTTGTATAGACTATAGGCAGCTCAACCAATTAACAGTTAAGGATAGGTTCCCCATTCCAATCATTGAAGAGCTGTTGGATGAATTGGGGCAAGCTCACTACTTTTCTAAACTGGATTTGCGCTCTAGttatgtaataccccaaaaatttttacagtaagatattatctttgatataataaaataacgaAATAAAGAggcaaaaagggaaaattttagagttatgtcaacattgagaagtatattatgacatattagttcaagaaaggattaaatcgcaaaagtgagaaaagttatttttgcccaagagtaaatactcaaaatttgagggattaaagtgtaaatatgaaaaagttaaaggaccaatggtgtaaatattttaagggtagaatgatctagaaactaagaaaaatggatggattaggaccaaattgaaaaatgtgaagaattttgagggattaaatcacaattttaccaaattaggtgatgactcaaggatgaaattttaaaagatcatgaagggcaaaatggtcaattagaagagagataaatctagaagataatgatgatgttagagatattttagattaattaaataaataaatattagtttatttttaaatgatattttattactttattattattttatttagtatatatatatatggaaggaaagatgaagaatcatcatcttctcccaTGCATTCCAAtgtatgaagagaaaagaaagaaagaaactttcttttctttacaatttggtccttccaccaaaaatttaccatgttcatctagaaatcaaaagaatttccatatccatcaagagagaaagataacaaggatactatggggagctagaataccaagttagattcaagaaatagaatctggaggagagagaaaatcaagttaaagattgaaatcaatatgaCAAGGTAGGAgaatcaagattttaatatatttttaagtttgatattattgaaaaattatggaaatgatgttaatgtaaagttttcatatatatggtcctatgttcttgatatgttagtgaagagaaaataagagaaagtgatgagaaatagtgtatgaaaataaaataagggtgttataaacatggtaataaacatcttgcactaaaacagttttgaacagcaacagtaggttaactttgaaaaatcaccataaattatgggaattgaattagaggatgaacaaaatatggaattaaatattattaagtctagtttctcataaaagaaacagtgtaagtaatgaaattgtaaataatgagatataataaattttgtgagacaaggtcagaatgaatttgggttccctatttttactttggaaaataataaaaattgaataaaaataattagaggcttaaatttatatgtttaaaataattaatgagtctattttcaataaaacaaacgagaacatcatttgaattctgtaaaaagagataattaagttttagtgaagaagggtcggaactgtcagacaacagaacagaggtgactttaaagaataaactgtacttattggctaaaccaaaaattctgaaaattttatggtaagaatatatgtgagtctagtttcaggaaaaattagtGGAtcctaatttggagttctgtagctcaagataaaaataatttagtgactatgactcaaatggacagctttgaataaatttacaagtaaatagtgaaatcatagataatgttacttataatatatatatatatatatatatatatatatatatatgaatgaatattcagctagcatggATAATTTACAcgttttaggctcagggactaaattgaataaaagtaaaatttataggtaattttgtaaaatttcaaaaagatgAAATGGAttgtgtatttatttaaattacaaaattgaatgaaCTTAGAACAAGATCGGGTGAAAACATGTTTTacggattaaattgaaaagtgttaaaattatgaaaattatgatattttatagaATTCATGGGTGTTATCAATATGTATGGAAATAATTAGGCTTAAAACAAGgattaaaattacaagaatttatttttctgaGCCTAAGGATTAAAattgtcattaattaaaagcTTAAAGGCAAAATGGTTATCTTGCCTAGAGCATTAATTGAATGTAttagaatatgaaatgaatgaaaatgatgattaaatttatttataaagatcCGAATGACTCAAATACGAGACTTGaacgtggaaaagaaaaaaacatcaGATTAGTGAAATTGTAAACACGAACAAGtaacgaggtaagttcgtgtaacttgaattatattcttaaatgcttgaaatgtttgttattgatgtgaacatgatttgaatgttcattgtatgaaaattgatgaaacattgatatatttgataaaaaggggaagaaattccggttgaatggaaggaaaattcgatggatctctgaaaaggaattgacggtaaaaaggatctagcccggatgggtgatcctatcctaatatagccctcccgaagaatatgtgtgaaaaagatctagcccggacgagtgatcttgatatagccctcccgaagaatatgtggaaaatggatttagcccaaACGGGTAATCCAATTAGGTCTCAATTGCTTTGActgtaattcagatccaagctcattagagtaattgtcattgcaggggatttagcctggactagtaatcccgacaatactctatgagtttatattacaagggatttagcctggactggtaatcccgctgtaagaaATAAGGTTCGCGAGAGTGTGCTCtcttgcaggggatttagcctggactggtaatccagctgtaagaaatgaggtttgcaggagtgtgctctctgaattggaaaatgtgcgcacatgaatatgaattgacggacccgaatttgtacactaaagtgtacccctgaaaatccatcgaaattccgagaaattcaatgagataaaaatagaaaatgataagtacttaaaataatgaaattaaacttgaaatacatagaaatgatCATTATTTGATATACTGAAATATGACATGGAAAATACATATATGTGAAACTTGCCtgataattatgcatattcaagattatgaactaCTACtggaataaatatacattgaacttataaaaattttggtacatgaaattttgtcataatgaattgaatgatttatatttaagaagaaacaacaagaaaatgatatatatcatgacatgtaaatatgagactatctttgatacgttgatacaaggaaattttttattataccaAGTTTTGGACTACTAGCTCACCCTTCGGCAAATAATTACATAATGGAAATGGATTAAAAAGAACAAACCTGAttagttgagtgactattttaaaacttttaaaagttgaatAACCAAAAACAGACTTCTAAGCATAATTGGGTGACCTGCAATGGAGTTTAcccatataatttatattatattaaattgtttaaatcttatttattattatatttagtttttaaaataatttatatatcattcattttacaaataatttatattaattactcaaaaggtgtttgaaatttatatttcatgtatcattatattaaattatttaactttctttttactttttactatCGTATctaaaaatgacattttaatattcaattacaATTTTGGTAGCACACTTATAATTAACGAATCATACTTTTTCACagtatttttctaaattacttttaaaaatcatttattttaaaagtagcTTTTGACCGCAACAACAATGGAGAACTAATATTAAGTGGCTCCGTTTAAAGCTAATTTAGCATTGAAGTTAAAAAGTGTAGTAAAAGAACTTTTGAAAGTTTGATAGTGTTTATCATGATATTGTAAAGATAAAACGAGATAAAAAGATAAtctgattaaaaaatatttttacaaaagtcAAAAGCTaaattacatctatttaaaaTGACTGAAATTAATGTTTAAGAGTTGTGGTTTTAATGGTTGTCAGGTGGCTTCGTTATGACCGGAAACACCATTGAAGACGCGTCGACTGTTAGAATTTtgaaagggaaaagagaaaattgtacGGAGGAGAAAAATCAGAACATAAgaaattattatcatattaaaactaaataaaattgaattaggCCTTATATTAATCTTAAATTGCACTtttattaaagtataaaatattctaatttatAGATAACTATTATCTTACTGcacatattttaatcattttatattacatgaaataaaaattattagataaataaaaataactaatcgtgtatctttaaataataattatttacattaaaataaagttacataatcaaataaattgaaataaaataattaaagacaattgtatgtttattaaaaaaagtgtCAGTTGTGTATTACATTATgcatataatattaattatatataattatctcatataatatttatcacaattttttataagaaaagaatAGTTGAGTTATTTGAATCTAATATCTACGAATGCAAGTTTTGTTGCTActtacatttttcattttactagATATATCATATGAATTgttatcatattttctttaatcatactaaaagatattagattaaatatttagaTAGCTTGTAAATAGATTTATAATgtagaaatttattattattggtatcataattggattaaaaaattcCGATTCAATCTGTTCGTACCGATTCTTGTTCTAATCAATTTAAAGTCACTTTTTAGACCAGCCTCTCAATCGATTTCAATCCGGTTCAAACAATACTGTTTTGCTCGCATGAACTTTAACCTGTTACTTACTAAACTGGTTGTTAAACCAATAGTAAATTTGTAGTATATTGTGGTTGGGAGGAGATTACAGAGGGTTAAGCAATGAAAGTGATTATTCTACAAACCGGATGAAATAAACAGGGATTTACTGTGGGACTCCAATTCCTTGGCAAATATATCCATGGCTGGGGCTGGCAAACAAATTGAGATAGCAATTCCACCCTTGATTGCCACTAAATTAACGCATGGGGAGGCAGCAGGTAATTTAGCACCCAATCCAGCTTTTGCAAGCCCTCCATACACTGCCTTACCCCACCCAAAATCCACTTCTTCAAATCCTGCGCGTGTTACGTCTGTTACCACGCATGACCCGGCCATAGGGTAATGGGGTCGACCCTTCATCATCATTAAATCCGCCACCGATTTCACATACTCTCCGCTCACCCTCTCCTTGGCTTGTTTCACCAGTTTTACTGCATACCCTAATGGGTTTTGGCTAAGTTTTCTAGCTGTTGTTATGGCAGCTGGGAACACCACGGCGTTACCGTAATATCCTGATGGTAATGGAGGGCTCAACTTTGAGCGTACATTAACCATGCATAGCAAGCGGACCTCTTCGTCAGGGTGGGGTTTTAGGGCAATGGTTCGACAGCGCCATATGCAAGCTGCTAAGACTTCAAACCTCGAACATTGGCCAAGGGTGTTGGGTAGAAGTTTGCGAAGAGTTGAAACTTGGTTGGGGCCAATGGAAAAGGAGCGGTGGACCGTGTTTTTCGATGGGTTACTTGTGATCGTGCCCTCTTCGACTTGGTCGTACTCACGGTGCAACAATGAGACTCGTGGAGGATCTCGAGCATTTAAAAGCTGCCTCTCCCATACGGGTTGGATTGAAGGGGCGACTGCTCCACGCCCTATCTCCGCCATGCCTAAAATCAATTGCATCATTCCACTAACGTCGCTCATCACGTGGTTTACACTGATTCCTAATATGAAACCTCCGCATCTCAACCTTGTTACCTGTTATTCAATTTATACATCTCATTCAAAAATTCTCATTTATCATATAGTTTAATACAAAAacacaaattcaaatttaataaaatatatatatacagttaACTGTATATAAAATCATTGCATGtaactaattattaaataaagaaaaagaaatttttactCAATGAATCAACTCAGATCTGAGAAACTCAGCGTATCTCCAAGCTCATAAGAAATTGGAGGTATATATAAGAAATACCTGAATGAACAACAAGGGGTCATTCAGCATCCTTTTAGGGTTAGGAACATCATAAAGGAGCTTGTCAATGCAAGGAAATGGTGGTTGAAGTATATCCCCGAAATCCTGGAGTGCAACATCCGCATTGGCTTCGATATACAAGGCACCTTCGCCAGTACAATCCACACTAAGCTTGCAGTTAGGTCCTTCCCTTAACCTACCAGCAAATGGATAATAA
This genomic window contains:
- the LOC105804323 gene encoding benzyl alcohol O-benzoyltransferase, encoding MAPPPSTTLAFNVRRRKPELIAPARPTPHECKLLSDIDDQESLRFYIPVIQFYRYNPSMIGKDPAAVIRGALAQTLVYYYPFAGRLREGPNCKLSVDCTGEGALYIEANADVALQDFGDILQPPFPCIDKLLYDVPNPKRMLNDPLLFIQVTRLRCGGFILGISVNHVMSDVSGMMQLILGMAEIGRGAVAPSIQPVWERQLLNARDPPRVSLLHREYDQVEEGTITSNPSKNTVHRSFSIGPNQVSTLRKLLPNTLGQCSRFEVLAACIWRCRTIALKPHPDEEVRLLCMVNVRSKLSPPLPSGYYGNAVVFPAAITTARKLSQNPLGYAVKLVKQAKERVSGEYVKSVADLMMMKGRPHYPMAGSCVVTDVTRAGFEEVDFGWGKAVYGGLAKAGLGAKLPAASPCVNLVAIKGGIAISICLPAPAMDIFAKELESHSKSLFISSGL